CAACCTCCTGCCTGGAAGACAGGTGGGTCGCTGCAAATGGGTAATTGTCTTCTGCGACATCCAGCAGCCAATGGGATGCTATTCCCTTGTGCCATGTTTCCGAAGGGAAGTGCCATATGTACTTTTCGCGCGCAGGAAGAGGTGTGGTCCAGGTGTCTTTCTGTCTCTTGTGGCGTTTATTGCTTCATGCGCTGTTTACGGATGAAACAATTCTCCCTCAAGGAGCCTTCCTTTCGTGCCGATGGTCTTCTATAGCCGCCGGTACGTAAAATAGAGTGGATGAGTGGGGTGTATCAATAAAATTAATTATACATTTTAACGATAAAAAGTCACTACTGCATCTATCTGTTCGAATGTATTGAGTTATTTTTAATTAATTTTTTGACAAAGGATGGGCCCTTCCGGATTCCGTTTGGGATGATTACGGGATCAGAGGGTCAGCCCTTTACAGCGGTCAAAGCGTGCCCGCAGGCCACGGCCCGGCCCCTCTGGTCCAAGCTGAAGTCCATGCGTCCGAGGTTGACGCCGCCGTAGCCCACCTGGAAGATCCGGGTGCCTGCGACGTCCACGGGGCGCTCCATGAAGGTGTGGGTATGGCCGCTGATGATGGCATCCATGCCCGGGACCAGCTTGGCCAGGTTCAGGTCGTCGATGGCGGCCCCTTCGCGGTCGAAGCCCAGGTGGGAGAGGACCACGATGAGATCGGCCTTCTCGGTGTGGCGGAGATGCTCCACCGCGGCCTTGAGGGGGGGGACCGGGTCCCGCCACGCCACCCCCTGGTGGTGGCGGGGGGCCACCAGCCCCCGCAGGTCCACGCCCACTCCGGTGAGCCCCACCCGCAGGCCGGGGAACTCCCGGATGAGCCAGGGACGGATCCGGGAGGCCAGGGCCGGTGCGCCCTGCATGTCGTAGTTGCAGTTGAGGATGGGGAAACGTGCCTCTTCGAGGGCGGCGCAGAGCCCTTCGACCCCGCCATCGAAGTCGTGATTGCCCAGGGTCCCTGCGTCGTAGCCCGCCAGGGACATAAGACGGTAGTCCAGGGCGCCATGGAAGCGGTTGAAGTAGGGGGTGCCCTGGAAGACATCGCCCGCATCCAGGAGGAGCACCGGACCACCCTGGCTGCGGATCCGCTTCACCATGGCCGCCCGGCGGGCGATGCCTCCCCGCCCGGCGAGGGCGCCGCTCGCGGGGCCGAAGGGCTCGAGGTGGGAGTGGGTGTCATTGGTGTGGAGGAGGGTGATGCGGGCGGGAG
The sequence above is drawn from the uncultured Holophaga sp. genome and encodes:
- a CDS encoding metallophosphoesterase codes for the protein MVERRMFLAGLGAALAASRLPLRAAEPAPARITLLHTNDTHSHLEPFGPASGALAGRGGIARRAAMVKRIRSQGGPVLLLDAGDVFQGTPYFNRFHGALDYRLMSLAGYDAGTLGNHDFDGGVEGLCAALEEARFPILNCNYDMQGAPALASRIRPWLIREFPGLRVGLTGVGVDLRGLVAPRHHQGVAWRDPVPPLKAAVEHLRHTEKADLIVVLSHLGFDREGAAIDDLNLAKLVPGMDAIISGHTHTFMERPVDVAGTRIFQVGYGGVNLGRMDFSLDQRGRAVACGHALTAVKG